A window of Ignavibacteriales bacterium contains these coding sequences:
- a CDS encoding Hsp20/alpha crystallin family protein has product MALIKFEPFRELETLHERILGIHPFGKRYFDDFPNFGFNVDENFYPRIDISEDKDNINVVAEIPGVKKDEIKITLQDNILTIEGEKKNETEKKEKNYFRSERMYDSFKRCFTLPDLVDSEKVEAKFEDGMLNIQLKKIEQKVNCEKVIELK; this is encoded by the coding sequence GTGGCACTTATTAAATTTGAACCCTTCAGAGAGTTAGAAACTCTTCATGAGAGAATTCTGGGTATCCATCCCTTCGGGAAAAGATATTTTGATGACTTCCCAAACTTTGGATTCAATGTTGATGAAAATTTTTACCCGAGAATTGATATTTCCGAAGACAAAGATAATATAAATGTTGTAGCTGAAATTCCCGGAGTAAAAAAGGATGAAATTAAAATCACATTGCAAGATAATATATTGACCATTGAAGGTGAAAAGAAAAATGAAACTGAGAAAAAAGAAAAAAACTACTTCAGAAGTGAAAGAATGTACGATTCGTTCAAACGATGTTTTACTCTTCCGGATCTGGTAGATTCCGAAAAGGTTGAAGCAAAGTTTGAAGATGGTATGCTTAATATTCAATTAAAAAAAATTGAGCAAAAAGTAAATTGTGAAAAAGTTATCGAGCTGAAGTAA